A genomic region of Pseudopipra pipra isolate bDixPip1 chromosome W, bDixPip1.hap1, whole genome shotgun sequence contains the following coding sequences:
- the LOC135404542 gene encoding maestro heat-like repeat family member 5, with protein MDILFSLQARNIELFLPGMMKILQAGSEDAQMKILLALQNVLRQLKKSKASFIAVQLVGRLLPLFDSECSELRELSIRMLTELLQLVVGRDEKRMRKEVWRALVPLLFRMSDQVPSVAKASREALLAAAELLKWKTLKHLLQRERLWELGACLVRTN; from the exons ATGGACATTCTCTTCTCTCTACAGGCCAGAAACATCGAACTCTTCCTGCCGGGCATGATGAAGATCCTGCAAGCTGGCAGCGAAGATGCCCAGATGAAGATCCTGCTGGCCTTGCAAAACGTTCTGCGTCAGCTGAAGAAGAGCAAGGCCAGCTTCATCGCTGTGCAGCTTGTGGGGAGGCTCCTGCCCCTCTTTGACTCG GAGTGCAGCGAGCTGCGAGAGCTGTCCATCCGCATGCTCACggagctgctgcagttggtggtcggcagggatgagaagaggatgaggaaggaggtGTGGCGGGCACTGGTGCCTCTCCTCTTCCGCATGAGCGACCAGGTCCCCAGCGTGGCCAAG GCCTCCAGGGAAGCCCTTCTTGCTGCCgcagagctgctgaagtggAAGACGCTCAAGcacctgctgcagagagagcGGCTGTGGGAGCTTGGAGCGTGCTTGGTAAGGACAAACTGA
- the LOC135404543 gene encoding uncharacterized protein LOC135404543: protein MEKRPPACPRQAWMEDSSSQESRSPGLQLPSSCEVTTMQPLKLDASWLPIYKEEQEAVDSILAFVTSPNKEERDKATFLQSISVLCRSALNHGLTQGLDLFCDMYQLAENIKALLEEEPRDQLCTDLRHLSMLALEKLSLVDTALEGKAKSLLRTCFSSVFWLPAEKEMPKADLALYIKTLNSMDSMLRTVVLSFPASRVSEELQGILELLLDFTRCEREAVRERAMARIDVLTRVLSDYSTLQANANARRGTAGPVCSGEIQLPLLGKLLGRLILFRFSEEQTSCAAFHALFALAEFIFESRLKDRADQVHWEAVTTSALCSLSARDCAKTFGKYLQSHERMDVILVAIEALGDASILDQQVPSSLLDVALEDPDVWLTDAPKIVSSILESLPYCSTQAAWEKAESLLRLMTNLYPTTVVILLCKAALQGDSTAPELWELMSSMPETLAKILEGFANLLHRQCFRCSAEGPRTQPMASSSRKAEWEDLADEPDIESHQGCPNERTARLLLEGLIGLSQRAEMVSRAV from the exons ATGGAGAAGAGACCCCCCGCCTGCCCCAGGCAGGCCTGGATGGAAGACAGCTCTTCCCAGGAGAGCCGCTCTCCAGGTCTGCAGCTTCCGTCCTCCTGCGAGGTGACCACCATGCAGCCCCTCAAGCTCG ATGCCAGCTGGTTGCCCATCTacaaggaggagcaggaagctgtTGATTCCATCCTGGCCTTTGTCACCAGCCCCAACAAG gaggagagagacaaGGCCACATTTCTCCAGAGCATCTCCGTGCTGTGCAGAAGCGCCTTGAACCATGGCCTGACCCAGGGCCTGGATTTGTTCTGCGACATGTACCAGCTGGCAGAGAACATCAAG GCGCTGCTGGAAGAAGAGCCAAGGGACCAGCTGTGCACAGACCTTCGGCATCTTTCCATGCTGGCTCTGGAGAAATTGAG cttggTGGACACAGCGCTGGAGGGCAAAGCCAAAAGCCTCCTCCGCACGTGTTTCTCAAGTGTCTtctggctgcctgcagagaaggaaatgccAAAAGCAGACCTTGCCCTCTATATCAAG ACCCTGAACTCCATGGACAGCATGCTGAGGACAGTGGTGCTCAGCTTTCCTGCCTCTCGAGTCAgcgaggagctgcagggcatcTTGGAG ctgctgctggacttCACCAGATGCGAGAGAGAGGCTGTGAGGGAGAGGGCCATGGCAAGGATCGATGTGCTGACCCGTGTGCTGTCCGACTATTCCACTCTGCAG GCCAATGCCAACGCCAGAAGAGGCACTGCTGGACCTGTCTGCTCTGGGGAGATCCAGCTCCCGCTCCTAGGAAAGCTGCTGGGGCGTCTCATCCTTTTCCGGTTCTCCGAGGAACAGACAAGCTGTGCAGCTTTCCATGCTCTTTTTGCCCTGGCTGAGTTCATCT TCGAATCCAGGCTAAAGGACAGAGCAGACCAAGTCCACTGGGAAGCCGTGACCACCTCCGCGCTGTGTTCTCTGAGCGCCAGGGACTGTGCCAAG ACCTTTGGAAAATACCTGCAGTCCCACGAGAGGATGGATGTCATCCTCGTGGCCATCGAGGCGCTGGGAGATGCCAGCATCCTCGACCAGCAGGTGCCCAGCAGCCTGCTGGATGTGGCCTTGGAAGACCCGGACGTCTGGCTGACGGAC GCGCCCAAGATAGTCAGCAGCATCCTTGAGAGCCTGCCATactgcagcacacaggcagcGTGGGAGAAAGCGGAGTCACTGCTTCGCCTGATGACCAACCTGTACCCCACCACAGTGGTCATCCTCCTGTGCAAGGCGGCTCTTCAAGGAGACAG cactgcgccagagctgtgggagctgatgTCCTCCATGCCGGAGACGCTGGCCAagatcttggagggctttgcCAACCTGCTGCACAGACAGTGCTTCCGCTGCTCCGCAGAAGGCCCCCGCACCCAGCCCATGGCT TCATCCTCCAGGAAGGCTGAGTGGGAGGATTTGGCTGACGAGCCCGACATCGAGAGCCATCAGGGCTGTCCAAACGAGAGGAcggccaggctgctgctggaagggctcATCGGGCTGTCCCAGAGAGCCGAGATGGTGAGCAGGGCGGTGTGA